From the Prosthecobacter fusiformis genome, one window contains:
- a CDS encoding S8 family serine peptidase — protein MSIGRSYWLLLTLLPLAIIQAQAQTPAEYVEGEVIVTFKASTTQRTADSSLKKRSLRFERRYERLSALRRKPMGLVRNGGRKTQDLIAELKNDPTVETVEPNYLRHISALPADSRFNEQWALQNTGQVVSGRAGTIGADISYVDAWAKSRTPDGEMVVAVVDTGVDVIHPEIAPRMWTNSLEIPGNNVDDDSNGYTDDYYGYNFSDGFSDPSDSGSHGTHVAGTIAAQGNNTGVIGVNDHVKIMALRVSSNGDTISTSAVIEAIEYAVAMKQRGINIVAINSSYGGGGFSSIERAAIISAGEQGIILCAAAGNNSRNNNTTNTYPASYGLTNMIVVASSDHQDALSSFSNYGSTSVDLAAPGSQILSTIPATYSVVAGSRTYAALRVDYAKTVTSLTGQIVDCGLGHPGDFPVGFSGKIALIQRGEMTFAEKVSNAQTAGAIGVVIYDNVSSQDIFEATLGVPSLWIPVLAVRQTHGQAIKSVLPTTLSFVASAAYQSMQGTSMATPHVSAAVAFAALNFPNETLTQRKQRILASVDVTAGLQGRVRTNGRLNLDRIVDADQNGMADWSLNIANVAALKGGILGLPYSENLTVDTGTPPYQFTLTSGSLPPGITLTAGGLLSGLPEQTGSFTFTIAVTNEVENSGSKTFTLFIAAQAQQIVTASLPDGYTGAPYSFSLTARGGTGPYLWSLTSGSLPDGFSLSPSGVISGLTDLAENRTFKVSFVDAHRLTAEADLSLAINPSPITITRQTALPYGVRSGSYSQSLTASGGTTPYTWSVLSGTLPRGLTLSSTGILSGKPALAGNYEFRLQVRDATQAITSKIFTVEIRAGYSRPVMNPLTLGSTFIGAAYTSTVSAENYPSSYKITGLPSGLTYSSKTGAISGRPKVHGDYTITVTATNTAGTSLAVSSVLSVRNLPPQWVGTFTGIITRNTASNKDLGSRFNLTTTSLGAYSLKVITGTTSKSATGYLVEGEYQVDVLIHGQQLRLALDPASQLISGFHGAAAEVRGWRNPWPENQVVAAQRIGYYSAALNPATSLEPPPLPIPLGSGYLTIRISSTGLASITGRTSTGDTVTSSSILGPSGETAVYQSLYSSTGSLTGSFNVQLGLGEKPAGNSLTGTLTWLKPVNKTRYYPGGFGSLSLDVSGGYLALTSSGSIVQGLPNPGVQSLIFSEGGLDLSDTVPNLPAFDFTSTYLVKTPLAGSSANLARTTLTINKATGAISGSFTLSENETTTKRKVSFLGMIIPHGTGGVKAQGYFLLPQIPLAGERSTTSPILSGRVQILQPSSSTE, from the coding sequence ATGTCCATAGGCCGTTCTTACTGGCTGCTCCTGACCCTGCTGCCTTTGGCAATCATACAGGCACAGGCCCAGACACCGGCTGAATATGTGGAGGGGGAGGTCATTGTGACATTTAAGGCATCCACCACCCAGCGCACGGCTGATTCCAGCCTCAAAAAACGCTCTCTTCGTTTTGAGCGTCGTTACGAGAGACTTTCCGCCCTGCGGCGAAAACCCATGGGGCTGGTGCGCAACGGCGGGCGCAAAACCCAGGACCTGATTGCAGAATTGAAGAACGATCCCACGGTCGAAACTGTGGAGCCTAACTACCTTCGTCATATCTCGGCACTGCCTGCCGACAGCCGGTTTAACGAACAGTGGGCTTTGCAAAACACGGGGCAGGTGGTGAGCGGAAGGGCCGGCACCATCGGTGCTGACATCAGTTATGTGGACGCTTGGGCTAAATCACGGACTCCAGATGGAGAAATGGTGGTGGCTGTGGTCGATACCGGTGTGGATGTCATTCATCCAGAGATTGCTCCACGCATGTGGACAAACTCCCTGGAGATACCCGGTAACAATGTCGATGACGATAGCAACGGCTACACGGATGACTATTACGGTTACAATTTCTCAGATGGCTTTTCTGATCCGTCCGATTCAGGCAGCCACGGCACTCACGTCGCCGGAACCATCGCCGCGCAGGGAAACAACACCGGGGTGATCGGCGTCAATGATCACGTCAAAATCATGGCATTGAGGGTGTCATCCAATGGGGATACCATCTCCACTTCAGCCGTGATTGAAGCCATCGAATATGCCGTCGCCATGAAACAGCGCGGCATAAACATCGTCGCCATCAATTCATCCTATGGGGGAGGCGGATTTAGCAGCATCGAGCGTGCAGCAATCATCAGCGCCGGGGAGCAAGGCATCATCCTCTGCGCCGCTGCCGGCAACAACAGCCGGAACAATAACACAACGAATACCTACCCTGCATCCTATGGCCTAACGAACATGATCGTGGTGGCCTCATCCGATCATCAGGATGCCTTGTCCAGTTTCTCCAACTATGGCAGCACCAGCGTGGACTTGGCAGCCCCAGGATCCCAGATTCTCTCGACAATCCCCGCGACTTATTCCGTTGTGGCAGGTAGCAGGACCTATGCTGCCTTACGAGTGGATTATGCTAAAACCGTCACCAGTCTAACAGGTCAGATCGTCGATTGTGGACTCGGTCATCCAGGGGACTTTCCAGTAGGGTTCAGTGGAAAAATTGCACTCATTCAGCGCGGAGAAATGACTTTTGCGGAAAAAGTGTCCAATGCCCAAACGGCAGGTGCCATCGGAGTGGTGATTTATGACAATGTGAGCAGCCAGGACATCTTTGAGGCCACCCTTGGAGTGCCGAGTCTCTGGATTCCAGTACTGGCTGTCAGACAAACTCATGGTCAGGCCATCAAATCAGTCCTGCCGACCACTCTCAGTTTTGTAGCCAGCGCGGCTTATCAATCAATGCAAGGCACCTCCATGGCCACCCCGCATGTGAGTGCTGCTGTGGCCTTTGCGGCGTTGAACTTCCCTAACGAGACCCTCACACAACGTAAGCAACGCATCTTGGCCAGCGTGGACGTCACGGCCGGACTTCAAGGGAGAGTCCGCACCAACGGGCGGCTCAATCTCGACCGCATTGTGGATGCCGATCAAAATGGCATGGCTGACTGGAGCCTCAATATCGCGAATGTCGCAGCACTCAAAGGCGGCATCCTCGGCCTGCCCTATTCAGAAAATTTAACCGTTGATACCGGCACACCACCTTACCAGTTCACTCTCACCAGCGGCAGTCTTCCACCAGGCATTACCCTCACCGCCGGGGGGCTGCTATCAGGTCTGCCAGAGCAGACTGGCAGCTTCACCTTCACCATCGCTGTCACCAACGAAGTGGAAAACAGCGGCAGCAAGACCTTCACACTATTCATTGCTGCCCAGGCTCAGCAGATCGTCACGGCATCCCTGCCGGATGGTTATACCGGAGCTCCTTATTCCTTCTCTCTGACCGCCAGGGGCGGCACCGGCCCTTACCTTTGGAGTCTCACGTCAGGCAGTCTCCCGGACGGTTTTTCCCTTAGCCCATCAGGTGTCATCAGCGGTCTTACAGATCTAGCGGAAAACCGTACCTTCAAGGTCTCCTTTGTGGACGCTCATCGCCTGACCGCCGAGGCGGACCTGAGCCTAGCGATCAACCCTTCCCCTATCACCATCACCCGACAGACCGCCCTACCCTATGGAGTCAGATCGGGGTCTTATAGCCAGTCGTTGACCGCGAGCGGAGGCACCACCCCATATACCTGGAGCGTGTTGAGTGGCACTTTACCCCGAGGGCTGACACTCAGTTCCACCGGCATCTTGAGCGGTAAACCTGCCCTTGCTGGGAATTATGAATTCCGGCTTCAGGTGCGTGATGCCACACAGGCGATCACCTCCAAAATTTTCACCGTGGAAATCCGCGCCGGGTATTCCCGCCCCGTGATGAATCCCCTAACCCTTGGTAGTACATTCATCGGCGCTGCTTATACCTCCACCGTATCCGCTGAAAACTACCCCAGTTCATACAAGATCACCGGTCTTCCAAGTGGATTGACTTATTCGTCTAAAACCGGAGCTATCAGTGGCCGTCCCAAAGTGCATGGTGACTACACCATCACCGTCACAGCCACCAATACAGCAGGAACGAGCCTGGCCGTTTCCAGTGTTTTAAGTGTACGCAACCTACCGCCCCAGTGGGTGGGCACTTTCACCGGCATCATCACCCGTAATACGGCTTCAAACAAGGACCTGGGCAGCCGCTTCAACCTGACCACAACCTCCCTGGGTGCGTATTCGCTCAAGGTCATCACTGGCACTACCTCCAAGTCCGCCACTGGCTACTTGGTGGAAGGGGAATACCAGGTGGATGTCCTGATCCATGGGCAGCAGCTACGCCTTGCGCTCGATCCTGCCTCCCAGCTTATCAGTGGATTCCATGGTGCAGCGGCTGAAGTCAGAGGTTGGCGGAATCCGTGGCCAGAAAATCAGGTGGTAGCAGCCCAGCGTATCGGATACTACAGCGCGGCCTTAAACCCAGCCACAAGCCTAGAGCCCCCTCCGCTACCCATTCCACTGGGCTCAGGTTATCTGACAATACGTATAAGCTCGACGGGGCTGGCCAGCATCACCGGGCGCACCTCCACCGGGGATACCGTCACCAGTTCCAGCATCCTTGGGCCTAGTGGTGAGACAGCCGTCTATCAGTCTCTTTATAGCAGCACCGGTTCATTGACGGGCAGCTTCAATGTCCAGTTAGGACTTGGTGAAAAGCCTGCGGGCAATAGTCTAACGGGCACCCTCACCTGGCTGAAACCAGTGAATAAAACCCGCTACTATCCGGGCGGATTTGGCTCTCTTTCCCTGGATGTTTCTGGAGGATACTTGGCTTTAACATCCTCCGGCAGCATCGTGCAGGGGCTTCCGAATCCTGGCGTTCAGTCGCTCATCTTTAGTGAAGGAGGACTGGACCTTTCTGACACCGTTCCAAATCTGCCCGCCTTTGATTTCACCAGCACTTATCTGGTTAAAACACCTCTGGCAGGCAGTTCCGCCAACCTTGCCCGCACCACCTTGACCATCAACAAAGCTACTGGTGCCATCAGCGGCAGCTTTACGCTGAGCGAAAATGAGACCACCACCAAGCGCAAGGTCTCCTTTCTCGGCATGATCATCCCACACGGCACCGGCGGCGTGAAAGCCCAAGGCTATTTTCTCCTCCCCCAGATCCCTCTGGCAGGAGAGCGCAGCACCACCAGCCCCATTCTCAGCGGGCGCGTTCAGATCCTGCAGCCATCTTCTTCTACCGAATAA
- a CDS encoding M56 family metallopeptidase: MPFFDWVLSATTRASLLTVAVFLAQSILRHYVSARWNYALWLPVLIVLLMPISLESSWSVTSITHMAPAPQQELSITEPSKAASVPLSFDAASETPVPVPWRQIICLAWLGGAIGIMSFSIVAFTQTLWRFRRTRLPVSDILQCELAGLAPQMGLHHVPRVWVASAIRSPAVIGLLRPTLLLPSHFEQMLQPHEARLVLKHELMHIKRGDLWVNALLCLLLSMHWFNPLLWLAFFKARFDREAACDTQVLDGANQTQRVTYGHTLLKVETAFSQQGLSLGFVGIFQRGAALRARIQSIANQPRAHPIMKIATSVSIVLLTFIGITKGASPDPKAPQIHIVSKFIELHSRGDAPVLVLPEPLHEGNIKPGFVGTFPDSQIQTLIRELSQRKGVDLLSAPTVTTKSGRKSQSRDHP; this comes from the coding sequence ATGCCTTTCTTTGACTGGGTTCTCTCAGCGACCACACGCGCCTCGCTGCTCACTGTGGCGGTCTTCCTGGCACAGTCAATATTGCGGCATTATGTGTCGGCGCGCTGGAATTATGCTCTATGGCTGCCGGTACTGATCGTGCTGCTGATGCCCATCTCCCTGGAGAGCTCCTGGAGTGTGACTTCCATCACCCACATGGCCCCAGCTCCACAACAGGAGCTTTCTATCACTGAGCCAAGCAAGGCTGCGTCCGTTCCACTATCCTTCGATGCAGCTTCTGAAACTCCCGTGCCGGTCCCATGGCGGCAGATCATTTGCCTGGCGTGGCTAGGCGGGGCCATCGGCATAATGTCGTTCAGCATCGTCGCCTTTACGCAAACATTGTGGAGGTTCAGGCGTACTCGTCTGCCAGTAAGTGATATCTTACAATGTGAGCTTGCCGGTCTAGCTCCGCAGATGGGTCTGCATCACGTTCCACGAGTATGGGTGGCCTCTGCGATCCGCAGTCCGGCCGTGATAGGTCTGCTGCGTCCTACCCTTTTACTGCCCTCCCATTTTGAACAAATGCTCCAGCCACATGAGGCTCGTCTCGTCCTCAAGCATGAGCTGATGCACATCAAACGAGGGGATCTGTGGGTAAATGCCCTGCTCTGCCTCCTCCTCTCCATGCATTGGTTCAATCCGCTGCTCTGGCTCGCCTTTTTCAAGGCCCGCTTCGACCGCGAAGCCGCCTGCGATACCCAGGTTCTCGACGGTGCGAACCAGACTCAACGTGTCACTTACGGGCACACACTGCTGAAAGTCGAAACCGCCTTTAGCCAGCAAGGACTCAGCCTAGGTTTTGTGGGCATTTTCCAAAGGGGTGCTGCCCTGCGTGCCCGCATTCAATCCATTGCAAACCAGCCCCGCGCACATCCCATCATGAAAATCGCGACCAGTGTTAGTATCGTGTTATTAACTTTCATAGGCATCACCAAAGGTGCCTCACCAGACCCCAAGGCCCCCCAGATTCACATTGTTTCCAAGTTCATTGAGCTTCATTCCCGCGGCGATGCGCCTGTCCTGGTGCTGCCGGAGCCGCTTCATGAAGGGAATATTAAGCCCGGGTTTGTGGGCACCTTCCCCGATTCTCAGATCCAGACATTGATCCGGGAACTGAGCCAGCGGAAAGGAGTGGACCTCTTGTCTGCTCCTACCGTGACGACGAAATCCGGGCGAAAAAGCCAAAGTCGAGATCATCCATGA
- a CDS encoding intradiol ring-cleavage dioxygenase, protein MNSLTPTFHIRIDRRRLLHSLLLATGGIITSSVYAEALTLTPRATEGPYYPDHLPLDQDNDLLQIQGKATQAIGTVAEFGGRLLNADGQPIQDAVIELWQADNNGCYIHSRGTQRGQERDPAFQGYGKIVTNAKGEYRFRTIKPGLYTGRTIHWHIAVKQGDKRMLTTQLYIAGVPQNDKDGILRRTGDEAQRLSVIREFKPKSADSQELVSTWDIVIGSTPEDPEQRRGGGRPGGPQ, encoded by the coding sequence ATGAATTCGCTCACCCCTACCTTCCACATCCGCATCGACCGCCGCCGCCTGCTTCATAGCCTCCTTCTCGCCACTGGCGGCATCATTACCAGCAGTGTTTATGCGGAGGCGCTCACGCTCACCCCACGCGCCACGGAGGGTCCTTATTATCCAGACCACCTGCCGCTAGACCAGGACAATGACCTCCTGCAGATCCAGGGTAAGGCCACCCAGGCCATCGGCACAGTAGCTGAGTTTGGTGGACGTCTTCTCAATGCCGATGGGCAGCCTATCCAGGACGCCGTCATTGAACTGTGGCAGGCGGATAACAATGGATGCTACATCCACAGCCGTGGCACTCAGCGCGGTCAGGAGCGCGACCCCGCCTTCCAAGGTTATGGAAAAATCGTCACGAATGCCAAAGGTGAATATCGTTTCCGCACCATCAAGCCCGGCCTTTATACTGGCCGCACCATTCACTGGCACATCGCTGTGAAACAGGGGGATAAGCGCATGCTCACCACTCAGCTCTACATCGCTGGAGTGCCACAAAATGATAAGGACGGTATCCTCCGCCGCACGGGTGATGAAGCCCAGCGCCTCTCGGTCATCCGCGAATTCAAACCCAAGAGCGCAGACAGCCAGGAGCTCGTCAGCACCTGGGACATCGTCATCGGCAGCACGCCCGAAGATCCCGAGCAGCGCCGGGGAGGTGGTCGCCCAGGAGGACCTCAATGA
- a CDS encoding DUF3368 domain-containing protein codes for MTVITDTSVVLNLCLIAQEQSLAVVFDEIHAPVTVKLEFERLASEDARFNGLSFPAFIQVHWPTSLWPDLVLDPPLDPGESDSMKLAAWLEADIILIDEAAGRLAAKKLGMKTMGLLGILLEGKSRGLIPSLKPLLNDLSLRGRFWISPALRSSVLKLAGEED; via the coding sequence GTGACCGTCATCACCGACACCTCCGTCGTGCTAAATCTTTGTTTGATTGCCCAAGAGCAGTCTCTGGCGGTAGTTTTCGATGAAATACATGCACCAGTGACAGTCAAACTAGAGTTTGAACGTCTTGCGAGCGAGGATGCCCGTTTCAACGGATTGAGTTTTCCTGCCTTTATACAAGTGCATTGGCCGACATCATTATGGCCTGATCTCGTTTTAGATCCGCCACTTGATCCAGGCGAGAGCGATTCCATGAAGCTGGCAGCGTGGCTGGAGGCCGACATCATCTTGATTGATGAAGCTGCCGGACGTTTGGCCGCCAAAAAACTCGGAATGAAGACCATGGGGTTGCTTGGCATTTTGTTAGAAGGTAAGTCTCGCGGCCTGATTCCCAGTCTAAAGCCCCTTTTGAACGACCTCAGTCTGCGGGGACGCTTTTGGATAAGCCCAGCGCTGAGAAGCTCAGTTCTAAAATTGGCTGGTGAAGAGGATTAA
- a CDS encoding BlaI/MecI/CopY family transcriptional regulator, with product MPLPDISESEWSVMEALWESSPQTASELTRTLRPTTKWAENTVRTLLTRLIEKGALTTSKNSSGTFTYLPAINREACVRAKGESFMQRIFGGAAKPLLVHFAQNSKLTPAEVRELKKILDQTLKP from the coding sequence ATGCCACTTCCAGACATTTCTGAATCCGAATGGTCCGTCATGGAGGCGTTGTGGGAGTCTTCTCCACAGACAGCCTCAGAGTTGACCCGGACTCTCCGTCCCACCACGAAATGGGCAGAGAATACCGTTCGCACGCTGCTGACGCGCTTGATCGAAAAAGGAGCGCTCACGACTTCCAAGAACAGCTCCGGCACCTTTACTTATCTGCCTGCAATAAATCGTGAGGCCTGTGTGCGGGCCAAGGGAGAGAGCTTCATGCAGCGTATTTTTGGCGGTGCGGCGAAACCACTGCTCGTTCACTTCGCCCAGAATAGTAAGCTCACTCCCGCAGAGGTACGCGAGCTGAAAAAGATCCTTGATCAAACGCTCAAGCCCTAA
- a CDS encoding Wadjet anti-phage system protein JetD domain-containing protein, whose amino-acid sequence MHPAWLQTLFQKWHAARGSRLAPGKVAFRYDWIKLLDETGLLKAEDRQAAERDLKQFPQLQFQTHKYRKYLIEKVIIPLDSEPWLTTNFGHIPAAQLHQETLSAITELREQPHPLYPELWQHWCDLIQSTFQQEKNLHPLTWKEPDKVRQLMMLVYRFTSIPWTEATPIREASTALGLGSKDLESLQSRLESCLTSFYERPTSLESCGLLLTEPKVEVAGKLTLHYADGSSQPIHEMKGVYTLSLLPDLERAIRISTPAKRLLTVENSKTTLPALASKNQAADTLLIGCSFPNRAVLRLIELLPPDLPSHHFGDTDPAGFLILATLRQKTGRPFQPFLMTPQEAARPVPFTEYDRKIIQNLLAHPLLPDVRPALEYLVQRQDKGLYEQENLGPPDLQEWPFYSNYESASC is encoded by the coding sequence ATGCACCCCGCTTGGCTCCAGACCCTCTTCCAAAAGTGGCACGCGGCACGAGGCAGCCGCCTGGCACCAGGAAAGGTGGCGTTCAGGTATGACTGGATCAAACTTCTCGATGAAACTGGTCTCCTGAAAGCAGAAGACCGTCAAGCCGCTGAACGAGACCTCAAACAGTTTCCCCAACTCCAGTTTCAAACCCACAAGTACCGCAAATACCTCATCGAGAAGGTCATCATTCCCCTCGATAGCGAACCCTGGCTCACTACCAACTTTGGCCACATCCCCGCCGCCCAGCTGCATCAGGAAACACTATCTGCCATAACCGAACTCCGCGAACAGCCACATCCCCTCTACCCCGAACTTTGGCAGCACTGGTGCGACCTAATCCAAAGCACCTTCCAGCAGGAGAAAAACCTGCATCCTCTAACGTGGAAAGAGCCGGACAAAGTGCGCCAGCTCATGATGCTCGTCTACCGCTTCACCTCCATCCCATGGACCGAAGCCACCCCCATCCGCGAGGCCAGTACCGCGCTGGGTCTCGGCAGCAAAGATCTCGAAAGCCTCCAGTCACGCCTGGAATCTTGCCTAACTAGTTTTTACGAACGACCCACCAGCCTCGAATCCTGCGGACTTCTCCTCACCGAGCCTAAAGTGGAAGTCGCCGGAAAGCTCACCCTTCATTATGCCGATGGCAGCAGCCAACCCATCCATGAAATGAAGGGCGTCTATACCCTGTCCCTCCTTCCCGACCTTGAGCGCGCCATCCGCATCAGCACCCCCGCCAAGCGGCTTCTCACCGTCGAAAACTCCAAGACCACCCTCCCTGCCCTCGCCTCCAAAAACCAGGCCGCCGACACCCTGCTCATTGGCTGTTCCTTCCCCAATCGAGCGGTCCTCCGCCTCATCGAACTGCTCCCCCCCGACCTCCCTAGCCACCATTTCGGCGACACCGATCCCGCCGGGTTCCTGATCCTCGCCACCCTCCGTCAAAAAACGGGTCGCCCATTCCAGCCCTTTTTGATGACTCCCCAAGAAGCCGCCCGTCCCGTTCCTTTCACCGAATATGATCGAAAGATCATTCAGAACCTCCTCGCCCACCCTCTTCTCCCAGATGTCCGCCCTGCCCTCGAATACTTAGTTCAACGCCAAGATAAAGGCCTCTACGAACAAGAGAATCTCGGCCCGCCCGACCTCCAAGAATGGCCGTTTTATTCTAATTATGAATCAGCCAGTTGCTAA
- a CDS encoding endo-1,4-beta-xylanase: MKRLFWGLALALLFITHTDAHAEGIGATVPALKTLFHDDFLMGTALNSTHFSEDEGLLKTSTDEREIVNKHFDSITPENSLKWGSVHPKPDTYVFDEADRYVNFGHKRGMFIIGHTLVWHSQAPAWIFQDQEGTLLTKDALLARMKDHIQTVVGRYRGKIHGWDVVNEALADDGSLRDSLWLKIIGEDYIVKAFEFAQEADPSAELYYNDYGLEEARKREGALKLLKKLQAVGVKITGVGMQGHYGIDYPKMSEIENTIRSFATLNLKVMITELDVNVLPTPGNGGADISINFKPDAQWNPYVKGLPMKEEERLAQRYAELFALFLQYRKDISRVTFWGVSDSGSWLNDFPVHGRTNYPLLFDRNCQAKPAFTAVAKLRQSVD, encoded by the coding sequence ATGAAAAGACTCTTTTGGGGGCTGGCTCTGGCTTTACTTTTTATCACTCACACCGACGCTCATGCGGAAGGGATAGGGGCCACCGTTCCGGCGCTGAAGACTCTTTTCCATGACGACTTCCTGATGGGCACGGCCTTGAATTCGACACATTTTTCGGAGGACGAAGGCTTATTAAAAACAAGCACGGACGAGAGAGAAATCGTCAACAAACACTTTGATTCGATCACTCCGGAGAATTCGCTCAAATGGGGATCAGTCCACCCAAAGCCAGACACGTATGTCTTTGATGAGGCTGACCGATACGTCAACTTCGGCCACAAGCGCGGGATGTTCATCATCGGCCACACCTTGGTCTGGCATTCGCAGGCCCCCGCATGGATTTTTCAAGATCAGGAAGGCACCCTATTGACGAAGGATGCTCTGCTCGCCCGAATGAAGGATCACATCCAGACTGTGGTTGGTCGTTATCGGGGAAAAATCCATGGCTGGGATGTGGTGAATGAAGCTTTGGCTGACGACGGAAGTTTGCGCGACTCGCTTTGGCTAAAAATCATCGGCGAAGACTACATTGTGAAAGCCTTTGAGTTCGCTCAAGAGGCAGATCCTTCGGCTGAACTTTATTACAATGACTACGGGCTCGAAGAAGCTCGCAAACGTGAAGGTGCCCTGAAATTGCTAAAGAAGCTCCAAGCAGTGGGGGTGAAGATCACTGGTGTGGGGATGCAGGGGCATTATGGCATTGATTATCCAAAAATGTCGGAGATTGAGAATACGATCCGATCATTCGCCACTCTCAACCTTAAGGTCATGATTACCGAACTGGATGTGAATGTTCTGCCAACACCAGGTAATGGAGGAGCGGATATCAGTATCAATTTCAAGCCTGATGCCCAATGGAATCCTTATGTGAAAGGCCTGCCCATGAAGGAGGAAGAGCGGCTGGCTCAACGTTATGCAGAGCTGTTTGCCTTGTTCCTTCAATATCGAAAAGACATCTCTCGAGTCACCTTTTGGGGAGTGAGCGACTCGGGTTCCTGGTTAAATGATTTCCCAGTTCATGGCCGGACCAATTATCCGCTCCTGTTTGATCGAAACTGTCAGGCCAAACCTGCATTCACCGCCGTTGCGAAGCTCCGGCAAAGTGTAGATTAA
- a CDS encoding UPF0175 family protein: MTLTLPDDPALAEFRESELRLELACSLYAGSRLSRNTAARLAGLDRQAFDEELYRRQISSYSDEMLSEDLRTLESLHSK; encoded by the coding sequence ATGACACTGACTCTACCTGATGACCCCGCTCTGGCGGAGTTTCGCGAGAGCGAGCTGCGTCTGGAACTGGCCTGCTCACTTTATGCAGGCAGTCGGCTTTCCAGGAACACCGCTGCCAGGCTTGCCGGCCTGGACCGACAGGCTTTCGATGAAGAACTCTACCGCAGACAAATTTCGTCCTACAGCGACGAAATGTTAAGCGAGGATCTTCGAACTCTTGAGTCTCTGCATTCAAAGTGA
- a CDS encoding YicC/YloC family endoribonuclease — MKSMTGFGRGESRQEGTTWVVECSSVNRKQLEVSINLPRDLSDLETQVRNQVSAVCSRGRINVLIRCDASETSHLPHVDEAVAAGYVQSLRELAGKLGISPEISLSEILRLPGVLTGESTQTDPEAAWPAIQHALAASLDQLCIMRGTEGNHLREEMETRLKTIEAYAAVIEAKAPLVPEHQRQVLRQRLEQAGLPIPMDDERLLKEIALFADRTDISEELSRAASHLKQFRAYLASTEPVGRSLDFLVQEFFREFNTMGSKCNNADIAHAVVSAKTELEKIREQVQNIE, encoded by the coding sequence ATGAAAAGCATGACAGGATTTGGCCGTGGGGAATCGCGGCAGGAAGGCACCACTTGGGTGGTGGAGTGTAGCAGTGTGAACCGCAAGCAGCTTGAGGTCTCCATCAATCTGCCCAGGGATCTGAGCGATCTGGAAACGCAGGTCAGAAACCAAGTGTCCGCCGTCTGTTCACGCGGCCGCATCAATGTCCTCATCCGCTGCGATGCCTCCGAAACTTCCCACCTGCCTCATGTGGATGAAGCAGTCGCTGCCGGTTATGTTCAGAGCCTGCGTGAGCTTGCGGGTAAACTTGGGATCTCGCCGGAGATCAGCCTCAGTGAGATCCTCCGCCTGCCGGGCGTGCTCACTGGCGAATCTACCCAGACCGATCCTGAAGCCGCCTGGCCCGCCATCCAGCATGCCCTGGCGGCATCTCTGGACCAGCTCTGCATCATGCGCGGCACGGAAGGTAACCACCTTCGAGAGGAGATGGAGACCCGCCTCAAAACCATCGAAGCCTACGCCGCCGTGATTGAGGCCAAAGCACCCCTCGTCCCCGAGCATCAGCGCCAAGTGCTCCGCCAGCGGCTGGAGCAGGCAGGCTTGCCCATCCCGATGGATGATGAACGCCTGCTGAAGGAGATCGCCCTCTTTGCCGACCGCACCGACATCTCCGAAGAGCTATCACGCGCAGCCAGCCACCTGAAACAGTTCCGTGCTTACCTCGCCTCCACAGAGCCTGTGGGGCGCAGTCTGGACTTTCTCGTACAGGAGTTCTTCCGCGAATTCAACACCATGGGCTCCAAGTGTAACAATGCCGACATCGCCCATGCTGTGGTCAGCGCCAAGACTGAATTAGAGAAAATACGAGAACAAGTTCAGAACATAGAGTAA